The Acinetobacter defluvii genome includes a region encoding these proteins:
- a CDS encoding ATP-binding cassette domain-containing protein, producing MAYITLRDVQLAFGGPALLDGANFSLERGERVCLIGRNGEGKSTLLKLIEGSLLPDAGEVSLQNGITIAMLAQDVPMDSGKVADIVAEGAGEAATVLKAYHEASDACVLGDMDACERMGNLQHKMDQLDGWSLETKVNSILSKMGLDPEADLADLSGGRKRRVLLARALLTQPDVLLLDEPTNHLDVESIEWLEKFLLDQNNLTLLFISHDRSFVDNIATRIVELDRGILRSYEGNYSRYLDLKAQQMEAEEKQNALFDKKLAEEEVWIRQGIKARRTRNEGRVRALKALREESKARRSQQGKVSMATQDAQRSGKMVFEIEHLRVEYDGYPIIKDFSTLVLRGDRIGLVGDNGVGKTTLIKAILGEIEHGGSVKTGTQLEIAYFDQLRNALDLEKSVKDNVSEGSDHVDVNGSRRHIYSYLQDFLFSPERARTPVKALSGGERNRILLAKLLLKPSNLIVMDEPTNDLDMVTLELLEEMLGGYKGTLLLISHDRAFMDNVVTSTWVFDGKGNIDEYIGGYQDYLEQRPDQTVVDQKSAVKKAAAKAEAAAQTAQPKKVKLSYKDQRALEQLPAEMDALEKEQAEINELLADGSLFVSDADKAMKLSNRLTEIDDLLLEKLERWEELEEMSKG from the coding sequence ATGGCCTATATTACTTTAAGGGATGTCCAACTTGCATTTGGTGGACCTGCCCTGCTCGACGGCGCAAACTTCAGTCTGGAACGTGGCGAACGAGTCTGTTTGATTGGGCGTAACGGTGAAGGTAAGTCTACTTTACTTAAACTGATTGAGGGAAGTCTATTACCTGATGCAGGCGAAGTTTCACTACAAAATGGCATCACCATTGCCATGCTAGCGCAAGATGTACCGATGGACTCAGGTAAAGTTGCTGACATTGTGGCTGAGGGTGCAGGCGAAGCGGCTACGGTATTAAAAGCATATCATGAAGCCAGTGATGCGTGTGTACTCGGTGATATGGATGCCTGTGAACGTATGGGCAATCTACAACACAAAATGGATCAGCTTGATGGTTGGTCGCTTGAAACCAAAGTCAACTCGATTTTAAGTAAAATGGGTTTAGACCCTGAAGCAGACTTGGCGGATTTATCTGGTGGGCGTAAGCGTCGTGTGCTGTTGGCTCGTGCGCTACTGACCCAGCCTGATGTGTTGTTACTCGACGAACCAACCAACCACTTGGACGTTGAAAGTATTGAATGGTTAGAAAAATTCTTACTTGATCAAAATAATTTAACATTGCTTTTCATTTCGCATGACCGTTCATTCGTAGACAATATCGCAACCCGTATTGTTGAGCTAGATCGTGGCATTTTGCGTAGTTACGAAGGGAACTATTCACGTTATTTAGACCTTAAAGCACAGCAAATGGAAGCTGAAGAAAAGCAAAATGCGTTGTTTGATAAGAAACTGGCTGAAGAAGAGGTTTGGATTCGCCAAGGCATCAAAGCCCGTCGTACACGTAATGAAGGACGTGTGCGTGCTTTAAAAGCCTTACGTGAAGAATCTAAGGCTCGTCGTTCTCAACAAGGCAAAGTCAGCATGGCAACCCAAGACGCACAGCGTTCTGGGAAAATGGTGTTTGAAATTGAACATTTACGTGTTGAATATGATGGCTATCCGATCATCAAAGATTTCTCTACTTTAGTATTGCGTGGTGATCGTATCGGTTTAGTTGGTGACAACGGTGTAGGTAAAACTACACTGATCAAAGCCATTTTAGGGGAGATTGAACACGGTGGTTCGGTGAAAACAGGTACACAACTTGAAATTGCCTACTTTGACCAACTCCGCAACGCTTTAGACCTTGAAAAATCAGTGAAAGATAACGTTTCAGAAGGTTCTGACCATGTTGATGTCAATGGTTCACGCCGTCATATCTATAGCTATTTACAAGACTTTTTATTCTCCCCTGAACGTGCTCGTACGCCTGTGAAAGCACTATCAGGTGGCGAGCGTAACCGTATTTTACTGGCTAAACTATTACTTAAACCATCAAATCTGATCGTGATGGATGAGCCAACCAATGACTTGGACATGGTGACACTTGAGCTATTAGAAGAAATGTTGGGCGGTTATAAAGGTACATTGTTGCTGATTTCACATGACCGTGCCTTTATGGACAATGTCGTGACATCTACATGGGTATTTGATGGTAAAGGCAACATTGATGAATACATCGGTGGCTACCAAGATTATCTAGAACAACGCCCTGATCAAACTGTAGTCGATCAAAAAAGTGCCGTGAAAAAAGCCGCAGCAAAAGCTGAAGCTGCTGCACAAACTGCTCAGCCGAAAAAAGTCAAACTGAGCTATAAAGACCAACGTGCCTTAGAGCAACTTCCTGCAGAAATGGACGCTTTGGAAAAAGAACAAGCTGAAATTAATGAGTTACTTGCAGATGGCTCTCTATTTGTTTCCGATGCTGACAAAGCCATGAAACTCTCAAATCGTTTGACTGAAATCGATGATTTGTTATTGGAAAAATTAGAACGTTGGGAAGAACTTGAGGAAATGAGTAAAGGTTAA
- a CDS encoding acyltransferase family protein: MRNHFLDTHKAILIFLVVFGHFLERMIGWRDPISHTLLGTIYLIHMPAFIFVSGILYKDKNWLKNTLFFLSLYIPFQFLFAVYDGFWSGQIHWNWNVFIKPYWVFWYLFAMMAWTCLTHFLLKVSNGFAFIFSLLMAVFIGLSPWNNYLYSSGRIFVFFPFFIFGVIYGKSVLEKIQQQATAKYYGLMGLMGLMGLMGLAAFVYFTHINPYWLYGSLSYSQLKVTVFDGIFIRIFVLILSSFGIVALLSVTQFFQGKWQKLGIYTLPVYLLHGFVVMWIARYYQVDFHIFLEILICIILSILSCWVLQQAFFDHLLRKMSLWLLNPTARFWRMQK, encoded by the coding sequence ATGCGCAACCATTTTCTTGATACCCATAAGGCGATACTGATCTTTTTGGTGGTCTTTGGACATTTTTTAGAACGCATGATTGGATGGCGTGATCCGATTAGCCATACTTTGCTTGGAACGATTTATTTGATTCATATGCCTGCTTTTATTTTTGTGTCAGGCATTTTATATAAAGATAAAAATTGGCTGAAAAATACTTTATTTTTCCTCTCGCTTTATATTCCATTTCAATTTTTATTTGCGGTTTATGATGGCTTTTGGTCAGGGCAAATACACTGGAATTGGAATGTATTTATCAAACCTTATTGGGTATTTTGGTATCTGTTCGCAATGATGGCATGGACATGCCTTACGCATTTCTTATTAAAAGTATCCAATGGCTTTGCTTTTATATTTTCCTTGCTTATGGCTGTTTTTATAGGATTAAGCCCTTGGAATAACTATTTATATTCTAGTGGACGAATTTTTGTATTTTTCCCATTTTTTATCTTTGGGGTGATTTATGGCAAAAGTGTGCTTGAAAAAATCCAACAACAAGCTACTGCAAAATATTATGGTTTAATGGGTTTAATGGGTTTAATGGGTTTAATGGGCTTGGCAGCTTTTGTATATTTTACACACATCAATCCATACTGGTTGTACGGAAGTTTGAGTTATTCACAATTAAAAGTTACTGTTTTTGATGGAATATTCATACGAATATTCGTTTTGATCTTATCCAGTTTCGGTATTGTGGCTTTATTGTCAGTAACGCAATTTTTTCAAGGGAAATGGCAAAAATTAGGAATCTATACCTTGCCTGTATATCTGTTGCATGGTTTTGTGGTGATGTGGATTGCACGTTATTACCAAGTTGATTTTCATATTTTTTTGGAAATTTTGATTTGTATTATCTTATCTATTTTGAGTTGTTGGGTTTTACAGCAAGCATTTTTTGATCATCTTTTAAGAAAAATGTCGTTATGGTTACTAAATCCAACTGCAAGATTTTGGCGTATGCAGAAATAA
- a CDS encoding O-acetyl-ADP-ribose deacetylase: protein MKSIRLIQGDITIQKVDAIVNAANTSLLGGGGVDGAIHRKGGSEVLDECQQIRAQQGGCAVGEAVMTTAGLLPSHYVIHTVGPTWQDGQHEENQLLQNAYINSLKLAEQKHLQSIAFPNISTGVYRFPKFEAADIAITTTVDFMKNAQHVQEVHFVCFDVENFKIYRQRLAQIDTSDVQILGI from the coding sequence ATGAAAAGTATTCGATTAATTCAGGGTGATATCACCATTCAAAAAGTAGATGCGATTGTCAATGCTGCCAACACTTCTCTACTTGGGGGTGGTGGGGTAGATGGTGCGATTCATCGTAAAGGTGGGAGTGAGGTTTTAGATGAATGTCAGCAAATCCGAGCACAACAAGGAGGTTGTGCTGTTGGAGAGGCGGTTATGACAACCGCAGGGTTACTGCCAAGTCATTATGTCATTCATACTGTAGGTCCAACCTGGCAAGATGGGCAGCATGAGGAAAATCAATTATTACAAAACGCTTATATCAATAGTTTGAAGCTTGCCGAGCAAAAACATTTACAAAGTATCGCTTTTCCAAATATTTCTACAGGTGTCTATCGTTTTCCAAAGTTTGAAGCAGCAGATATTGCAATCACAACCACAGTGGACTTTATGAAAAATGCACAGCATGTACAGGAAGTTCATTTTGTTTGTTTTGATGTGGAAAATTTTAAGATTTATCGACAACGCTTAGCGCAAATTGATACCTCTGATGTGCAAATTTTAGGTATATAA
- a CDS encoding LpxL/LpxP family acyltransferase — protein MSKKHHYKSGKFYWAFLLPQYWGIWIAIVFLMLLAILPWAIQHRLATFLGNLAFKYLKSRRKTTVRNLEVCFPEWTVEQVQENARLVFVDMMLGVFETLNAWYSPQWFKDRVSIEGLQHIQTAQAEGKGVLLLGTHSTLLDAGGYLCAQYFEPDVVYRPQNNPLLDMLIYRCRATIYKAQIDHDDMRGLIRHLKEGDAIWYSPDQDFGLKQGVMAPFFGIPAATVTAHRRLLKISKAVAVPLYFYRHGDIKNPQYRVLIEPAVENLPSADELDDAIRVNKIIENQLRIAPTQYMWFHRRFKTRPEGYEKIY, from the coding sequence ATGAGTAAAAAGCATCATTACAAATCTGGAAAATTTTATTGGGCATTTTTATTGCCACAATATTGGGGAATATGGATTGCAATTGTATTTCTCATGTTGCTTGCCATTTTACCTTGGGCAATCCAACATCGTTTAGCAACCTTCTTAGGTAATCTTGCTTTTAAATATCTGAAATCACGCCGTAAAACCACTGTTCGCAATCTTGAGGTTTGCTTTCCTGAATGGACAGTCGAACAAGTGCAAGAAAATGCTCGTCTTGTCTTTGTCGATATGATGCTTGGTGTATTTGAAACTTTAAATGCGTGGTATTCACCCCAATGGTTTAAAGATCGAGTGAGCATTGAAGGCTTACAGCACATCCAAACTGCACAAGCAGAAGGTAAAGGTGTTTTGCTTTTAGGCACACATAGCACCTTACTTGATGCAGGGGGATATTTGTGTGCACAATACTTTGAGCCTGATGTGGTCTATCGCCCACAAAATAATCCTTTACTAGACATGCTCATTTATCGTTGTCGTGCGACAATCTATAAAGCACAGATTGATCATGATGATATGCGTGGTCTGATTCGCCACCTTAAGGAAGGCGATGCGATTTGGTATAGTCCTGACCAAGATTTTGGCTTAAAACAAGGCGTGATGGCGCCTTTTTTTGGTATCCCTGCGGCGACCGTAACAGCACATCGCCGATTATTAAAAATCTCTAAAGCTGTGGCAGTTCCCCTGTATTTTTATCGACATGGTGACATTAAAAATCCGCAATATCGTGTGTTAATCGAACCTGCTGTAGAGAATTTACCCAGTGCGGATGAACTTGATGATGCAATTCGAGTCAATAAAATTATTGAAAATCAATTACGCATCGCACCTACGCAATATATGTGGTTTCACCGCCGCTTTAAAACTCGCCCTGAAGGTTATGAAAAAATTTATTAA
- a CDS encoding glycosyltransferase family 4 protein yields the protein MKVMQLLPELNSGGVERGTLEIARALVADGHESLVVSNGGRLVPELEAEGTTHLTLPIHKKAVSSLWQIRPLRKLIEQHQPDIVHVRSRVPAWLTHFALKGITVEKRPHLISTVHGFYSINRYSAIMTQAEKVIAVSNSVVKYITDHYKNCPPEDIVRIYRGIDPAAFPHGYQPSAQWFQHTFQDFPQLENKFLICLPGRITRLKGHETLIELMEQLHTQYPNVHAVVVGGADPKKAAYLDELENTIQSKNLRDQITFVGHRSDIREWLAFSDVVLSLSNQAETFGRTALEALSVGTPVIGWDRGGVAEILANVYPQGKIAVDDKVTLLNAVKLHIDTPQQVAPVTQFSLKDMCDQTIQLYQQVLNQ from the coding sequence ATGAAAGTAATGCAACTGCTTCCCGAGCTCAATAGTGGTGGTGTTGAGCGTGGTACTTTAGAAATTGCCAGAGCCTTAGTTGCCGATGGTCATGAATCATTGGTGGTTTCAAATGGTGGGCGTTTAGTTCCTGAACTAGAAGCAGAAGGCACGACTCATTTAACCTTGCCCATTCATAAAAAAGCTGTGTCGAGCTTATGGCAAATTCGCCCATTACGAAAACTGATCGAACAACATCAACCTGATATTGTGCATGTTCGTTCTCGTGTACCTGCATGGTTAACTCATTTTGCACTTAAAGGCATTACTGTAGAAAAACGTCCACATTTGATCAGTACCGTACATGGCTTTTATTCGATTAATCGTTACAGTGCCATCATGACGCAAGCGGAAAAAGTCATTGCTGTTTCAAATAGCGTGGTGAAATATATTACTGATCACTATAAAAACTGCCCACCTGAGGATATTGTACGGATTTATCGCGGAATTGATCCTGCGGCTTTTCCGCATGGTTATCAGCCATCTGCACAGTGGTTTCAACACACTTTTCAAGATTTCCCCCAATTGGAAAATAAGTTTTTAATCTGCCTACCAGGGCGTATTACTCGTCTGAAAGGGCATGAAACACTGATTGAATTGATGGAACAATTGCATACCCAATATCCCAATGTGCATGCAGTCGTGGTGGGTGGCGCAGACCCGAAAAAAGCAGCCTATTTGGATGAGCTAGAAAATACCATTCAAAGCAAAAACCTACGTGATCAGATCACCTTTGTAGGGCATCGTTCCGATATTCGAGAATGGTTGGCGTTTTCTGATGTGGTTTTGTCATTGTCTAATCAAGCCGAAACCTTTGGTCGCACCGCACTAGAAGCACTGTCTGTCGGAACGCCTGTGATTGGTTGGGACAGAGGTGGCGTCGCTGAAATTTTAGCAAATGTCTACCCACAAGGTAAAATTGCGGTAGATGACAAAGTGACTCTTTTGAATGCTGTAAAATTACATATTGATACACCACAGCAGGTTGCACCTGTAACACAGTTCAGTCTAAAAGATATGTGTGATCAAACGATACAATTGTATCAACAAGTTTTAAATCAATAA
- a CDS encoding endonuclease/exonuclease/phosphatase family protein, producing the protein MIWIEILAGLVIWLSFWSLIPRDEWWFRGADFPRLQILVLGIIAFFLLIFWQGEWDLKREVILFLLIAALAYQLKMVLPYTFIWKKQVAHVRKEQLDPDRQISLIVSNVLTPNDQYHLLIEQIQKYQPDIVLTLETDQTWQNELSVIEKDYPYRVPVPLDNLYGMHLYSKLKLVDTEVKFILSDEIPSIHTTVILPSGQPVQLYCLHPKPPSPTEAKDSVLRDAELLIVGDQIKDLDESCIVMGDLNDVAWSRTTRLFQRISGLLDPRVGRKYVNTFHADYKLLRWSLDHIFHSTDFALVQMQRLPHVGSDHFPVYVTLQTGRVFENIQEELEQTDADEDEAQQAIQEGIEKAEREEKIVTDEIAQDYK; encoded by the coding sequence ATGATTTGGATTGAAATTCTAGCAGGTCTGGTGATTTGGCTAAGCTTCTGGTCGTTGATTCCACGTGATGAATGGTGGTTTCGAGGAGCAGATTTTCCCCGCCTGCAAATTTTAGTGTTGGGCATAATTGCATTTTTCTTGTTGATATTTTGGCAGGGAGAATGGGATTTAAAAAGAGAAGTAATCCTATTTTTATTGATTGCTGCATTAGCATATCAATTAAAAATGGTTTTGCCTTATACGTTTATTTGGAAAAAGCAAGTTGCACACGTGCGTAAGGAGCAACTTGATCCTGATCGTCAAATTTCTTTGATTGTTTCCAATGTCTTAACCCCAAATGATCAATATCATCTACTGATTGAACAAATTCAAAAGTATCAGCCAGATATTGTACTGACCTTAGAAACAGACCAAACTTGGCAAAATGAGTTGTCTGTTATCGAAAAAGATTATCCATATCGTGTCCCTGTACCTTTAGATAATCTGTATGGTATGCATCTCTATAGTAAATTAAAGTTGGTTGATACAGAGGTTAAATTTATTCTCAGTGATGAAATTCCCTCTATTCATACCACAGTGATTTTGCCTTCGGGACAGCCTGTACAGCTATATTGTTTACATCCTAAGCCACCGAGCCCCACTGAAGCCAAAGACTCTGTTTTACGTGATGCAGAGCTATTGATTGTGGGGGATCAGATTAAAGATTTGGACGAAAGTTGCATCGTGATGGGCGATCTAAATGATGTGGCATGGTCGAGAACAACACGTTTATTTCAGCGGATCAGTGGCTTGCTTGATCCACGAGTAGGTCGAAAATATGTCAACACTTTTCATGCTGACTATAAGTTACTCAGATGGTCATTAGATCATATTTTTCATAGTACAGATTTTGCCTTAGTGCAGATGCAACGTTTACCGCATGTCGGCTCGGACCATTTCCCAGTCTATGTCACTTTACAAACAGGACGAGTATTTGAAAATATCCAAGAAGAATTAGAACAAACTGATGCAGATGAAGATGAAGCACAGCAGGCGATTCAAGAGGGGATTGAAAAAGCGGAACGGGAAGAAAAAATTGTCACAGATGAAATCGCGCAAGATTATAAATAG
- the asd gene encoding aspartate-semialdehyde dehydrogenase has protein sequence MKVGLVGWRGMVGSVLMQRMVEENDFAHFEPFYFSTSNAGGEAPAFGGKTAPALMDASDINSLKQMDVIITCQGGDYTSEVFPKLKAENWNGYWIDAASTLRMDDEAIIVLDPVNMNVIKDGLAKGTKTFVGGNCTVSLMLMSMGSLFQANLVEWMTAMTYQAASGAGAQNMRELINGMGYLYNNTKDLLDDPRSPILDIDSKIAQLQRGEGFPSANFGVPLAGSLIPYIDKQLESGQSKEEWKGQVETNKILGNAQIVPIDGHCVRIGAMRCHSQALTLKLKKDVPLDEIEDMIRQSNQWTKVVPNTREASMTDLTPVAVTGTLTVPVGRLRKLNMGKEYLGAFTVGDQLLWGAAEPLRRMLRILIEYKNA, from the coding sequence ATGAAAGTAGGTCTGGTCGGTTGGCGCGGGATGGTTGGTTCCGTCCTTATGCAACGTATGGTTGAAGAGAATGATTTTGCTCATTTTGAGCCATTCTATTTCTCTACCAGTAATGCAGGTGGTGAAGCACCTGCTTTTGGTGGTAAGACTGCCCCAGCACTTATGGATGCGTCAGACATTAATAGTCTGAAGCAAATGGATGTCATTATTACCTGTCAAGGTGGCGATTATACCTCTGAAGTTTTTCCAAAGCTCAAAGCTGAAAATTGGAATGGTTACTGGATCGATGCAGCATCTACTTTACGTATGGATGATGAAGCAATCATCGTACTTGACCCAGTGAACATGAATGTCATTAAAGATGGTTTAGCAAAAGGCACAAAAACTTTTGTTGGCGGTAACTGTACTGTTTCGTTGATGCTCATGAGTATGGGTTCATTATTCCAAGCTAACTTAGTGGAATGGATGACTGCCATGACCTATCAAGCGGCATCTGGTGCAGGCGCACAAAACATGCGTGAATTGATCAATGGCATGGGTTATTTATATAACAACACCAAAGATTTATTGGATGATCCTCGTTCGCCGATTTTAGATATCGACTCTAAAATTGCACAATTACAACGTGGCGAAGGTTTCCCTTCTGCAAACTTTGGTGTGCCTTTAGCGGGTTCACTCATTCCATATATCGACAAGCAACTTGAAAGTGGTCAGTCGAAAGAGGAATGGAAAGGTCAAGTTGAAACCAACAAGATCTTGGGCAATGCGCAAATTGTTCCAATCGATGGTCACTGTGTGCGTATTGGTGCAATGCGTTGTCATTCACAAGCCTTGACTTTGAAACTGAAAAAAGATGTACCGCTTGATGAAATCGAAGATATGATTCGTCAGTCAAATCAATGGACAAAAGTGGTTCCAAATACCCGTGAAGCATCAATGACAGATTTAACACCTGTCGCAGTAACAGGTACTTTAACTGTTCCAGTGGGACGTTTACGTAAACTGAATATGGGTAAAGAGTATCTGGGCGCATTCACTGTCGGTGACCAATTACTTTGGGGCGCTGCTGAACCTTTACGTCGTATGCTCCGTATCCTAATTGAGTATAAAAATGCTTAA
- a CDS encoding type IV pilus assembly protein FimV: protein MTVYNKLKIAILAIIASQSVSALQLDPIQIQSGSGDLLYAEMKFSNSNPNEKIDVNLATTEDMINLRASHQAPGHLNFFTRRSSDGSGVIVITSTRPIIEPELNILLKIQEGSATHIQQVKANLTRTKSAATPMAMPSNEKSLTPQVIVSEKDLALNLPESTLIKSASTENNATKTTTVTTTSPSSTVTPLAISTVPLPILNTSPNTTAVNTNTTTTIQNTPITAKENTASPSTQITQTVNTNHAREDADATRAAFLKQHSAITPKAEIAQQKSEQKLQPEPATGQNQNKQNSNATQQAKAAVASKEIYKVQANESLWSIASKIAAKTKRSVPEVMRELQANNPQAFIQGDPNRLRQGIALNLAQPMPNAQQKFKPAPPTTQQAPSGKTRYRLNQAEMSIVVDQKSSQTSSTTHTNRLDKTTSAELSTKVMTAREKTVKLQNDVTQLNSALNEKNNRIQLLNARLAQIQHQLQQQAQAKKTK, encoded by the coding sequence ATGACCGTATATAACAAACTAAAAATTGCCATATTAGCTATTATTGCATCACAATCTGTATCTGCACTCCAACTTGATCCGATTCAAATCCAATCGGGTTCAGGAGATTTGCTTTATGCAGAGATGAAATTTAGCAATTCTAATCCAAACGAAAAAATTGATGTCAATTTGGCTACAACTGAAGATATGATCAATCTTCGCGCATCACATCAAGCACCCGGTCATTTAAACTTTTTTACGCGCCGTTCAAGCGATGGTAGTGGCGTGATTGTCATTACTTCAACTCGACCAATCATTGAACCTGAATTAAATATTCTTTTAAAAATTCAGGAAGGTAGTGCCACCCATATTCAGCAGGTTAAAGCCAATTTAACACGTACAAAATCAGCAGCTACACCTATGGCGATGCCAAGCAATGAAAAATCATTAACACCTCAAGTCATTGTGAGTGAAAAAGATCTTGCTTTAAATTTACCAGAAAGTACGTTAATTAAATCTGCCTCTACAGAGAACAATGCTACAAAAACAACTACAGTAACGACAACATCACCCAGCAGTACAGTGACACCACTTGCAATTTCAACAGTACCACTTCCGATATTAAATACATCACCTAATACTACAGCAGTAAATACAAATACCACTACAACCATTCAAAATACGCCAATAACAGCAAAAGAAAATACAGCTTCACCATCTACTCAAATTACTCAAACAGTAAATACAAATCATGCCCGTGAAGATGCTGATGCAACACGTGCTGCATTTTTAAAGCAACATTCTGCTATAACACCTAAAGCAGAAATAGCGCAACAAAAATCAGAACAAAAACTTCAACCAGAACCAGCTACAGGACAAAATCAAAATAAACAAAATTCAAATGCAACACAGCAAGCAAAAGCAGCTGTGGCATCAAAAGAAATATATAAAGTGCAAGCAAATGAATCTTTATGGTCTATTGCAAGCAAAATCGCAGCGAAGACCAAACGAAGTGTTCCTGAGGTCATGCGAGAATTACAAGCCAATAATCCTCAAGCTTTTATACAAGGTGACCCAAACCGCCTGCGTCAAGGTATTGCCTTAAATTTGGCACAGCCAATGCCGAATGCACAACAAAAGTTTAAGCCAGCGCCACCGACTACACAGCAAGCGCCATCTGGTAAAACTAGATATCGTTTAAATCAGGCAGAAATGAGCATTGTTGTAGATCAAAAATCATCGCAAACGTCATCTACTACACACACAAATCGCTTAGATAAGACAACTTCAGCAGAATTATCTACAAAAGTTATGACAGCACGTGAAAAAACAGTTAAATTACAAAATGACGTGACGCAACTGAATTCAGCTCTAAATGAAAAGAACAATCGTATTCAATTGCTCAATGCTCGACTTGCTCAAATTCAGCACCAATTGCAACAGCAAGCTCAAGCAAAAAAAACTAAGTAA
- a CDS encoding asparaginase domain-containing protein has protein sequence MIKKIALIYTGGTFGCIGEPLSPMPENEFIPQLKHVLPAHLHIECFKAPAILDSSACTAQDWLKLIQQIQSLQQQAFQYFVVIHGTDTLSYAAAVLSRFLAHSCHLILTGSQYPLLTVQGDNTREFTDAIDNLNTALDNVTKVPMGVYLAFYHQVFHANSVLKVHSTALDAFRGKKVQLDQDNRLNAKSEVYSISIADIEKAQQLNILNWMVLPIEQQQLENNLSALLHKAPHFLILQAYGVGNLSVNHNVIEYFKTLKEQDCSVILSTQVPFGALDQRYAVSQWIQNANILCSDAHSQADLYAKILKIYLQYPSSAQRHEHWYDHLDNQPE, from the coding sequence ATGATCAAAAAAATTGCATTAATTTATACAGGTGGAACTTTTGGTTGTATTGGCGAACCTTTAAGCCCCATGCCTGAAAATGAGTTTATTCCTCAGCTCAAACATGTATTACCTGCCCATCTACACATCGAATGTTTTAAAGCACCTGCCATTTTAGACAGTAGCGCATGTACTGCACAAGACTGGCTCAAACTCATACAACAAATTCAAAGTTTACAACAACAAGCTTTTCAATATTTTGTGGTGATTCATGGGACGGATACTCTGAGCTATGCAGCTGCAGTCTTATCGCGCTTTTTAGCCCACTCTTGTCACCTAATACTTACAGGGAGTCAATATCCACTTCTTACTGTGCAAGGCGATAATACCCGTGAATTTACCGATGCGATTGATAATCTCAATACAGCGCTCGACAATGTCACAAAAGTTCCAATGGGGGTGTATTTAGCATTTTATCATCAGGTTTTTCATGCAAATAGCGTTTTAAAAGTGCATAGCACAGCCTTAGACGCTTTTCGTGGCAAAAAAGTACAATTAGATCAGGATAATCGCTTAAACGCTAAAAGTGAGGTGTATAGTATTTCTATTGCTGATATTGAAAAAGCGCAACAACTAAATATTCTCAATTGGATGGTCTTACCGATTGAACAACAACAATTGGAAAATAATCTCAGCGCACTGCTACACAAAGCACCACACTTTCTCATTTTACAAGCGTATGGTGTTGGAAATTTATCCGTAAATCATAATGTTATTGAATATTTTAAAACTTTAAAAGAACAGGATTGTAGCGTAATTTTAAGTACTCAAGTCCCCTTCGGCGCTTTAGATCAACGCTATGCTGTCAGCCAGTGGATACAAAATGCCAATATTTTATGCAGTGATGCACACAGCCAAGCTGATCTTTATGCCAAAATCTTAAAAATTTATTTACAATACCCAAGCTCCGCACAACGGCATGAGCATTGGTACGATCATTTAGACAATCAACCTGAATAG